From the genome of Acidobacteriota bacterium, one region includes:
- a CDS encoding TolC family protein, with product MVLSLAILGAACAPRYQVPQSTIAAPQTLAATGTSEAAFEAEWWRQFEDPVLDGLMAQALSANRDLQAAASRFAAATELAGAAALLRAPRGGATAVAARQHLSASETPGDAGSGSVSRIQAAVGVAWEADLFGRLRETHRAAVAEAAAAAMDVRGAQVAIAAQVAAAYFELRGAEQDLALIDRLQSSTQQQLETTRALIAAGRVTRLDLLRAQQVEDELAVARSAALHRAERARHRLATLTAQPAGTLQIDVQAPRPLRASTLAIGAPSELLRRRPDVAGAEARVQAAAARAGIARAELFPRVEISGTVGLVAGSVGRLADAASGSWVLAPRLVWNALDWPRLRREWRAAGALADAAFADYEQTVLVGIEEAETAIDAYAAANRELQAFERRAGASADTANVVFIQYREGFVDSLARTQAERDAIAGALDANRALTAHRMAVVGVYRALGGGWR from the coding sequence ATGGTTTTGTCGCTCGCCATCCTGGGGGCTGCCTGCGCGCCGCGTTACCAGGTCCCCCAGAGCACCATTGCCGCGCCGCAGACGCTGGCCGCCACCGGCACTTCGGAGGCCGCGTTCGAGGCGGAATGGTGGCGTCAGTTCGAGGATCCCGTGCTCGACGGCCTCATGGCGCAGGCGCTCTCGGCGAACCGGGATCTCCAGGCCGCGGCGTCCCGCTTTGCCGCCGCCACCGAGTTGGCCGGGGCCGCGGCGCTGCTGCGGGCGCCCCGGGGCGGGGCCACCGCGGTGGCGGCGCGGCAACACCTGAGCGCCAGCGAGACCCCGGGTGATGCGGGCAGCGGCTCGGTCTCCCGTATTCAGGCGGCGGTTGGGGTCGCGTGGGAGGCCGACCTGTTCGGCCGCCTGCGTGAGACGCACCGCGCGGCGGTCGCCGAGGCCGCGGCCGCGGCGATGGATGTGCGTGGCGCGCAGGTTGCGATCGCGGCGCAGGTGGCGGCGGCGTACTTCGAGTTGCGCGGCGCCGAGCAGGACCTGGCGCTGATCGACCGGCTGCAGTCGAGCACGCAGCAGCAACTCGAGACGACGCGCGCGCTGATTGCGGCCGGACGCGTCACCCGGCTCGACCTGTTGCGCGCGCAGCAGGTGGAGGACGAGTTGGCGGTGGCGCGGTCCGCGGCGTTGCATCGCGCCGAGCGCGCCCGCCACCGGCTGGCGACGCTGACCGCCCAGCCGGCCGGCACGCTTCAGATCGACGTGCAGGCCCCTCGGCCACTGCGAGCGTCGACGCTCGCGATTGGCGCGCCGTCGGAACTGCTGCGCCGCCGGCCCGACGTGGCTGGCGCGGAAGCGCGGGTCCAGGCGGCCGCGGCCCGGGCCGGCATCGCGCGCGCGGAACTGTTCCCCAGGGTTGAGATCTCTGGCACCGTTGGCCTCGTGGCCGGCAGTGTCGGACGTCTGGCCGACGCGGCCTCGGGGTCGTGGGTCCTCGCGCCGAGGCTGGTGTGGAACGCGCTGGACTGGCCGCGACTCCGCCGCGAATGGCGGGCCGCCGGCGCACTGGCGGACGCCGCTTTCGCGGATTACGAGCAGACGGTACTGGTCGGGATCGAGGAAGCGGAGACCGCGATCGATGCCTACGCCGCGGCCAATCGCGAACTGCAGGCTTTCGAGCGGCGTGCGGGCGCGTCGGCCGATACCGCCAATGTCGTGTTCATTCAGTACCGCGAAGGCTTTGTCGATTCGCTGGCGCGCACGCAGGCCGAGCGCGATGCCATCGCCGGCGCGCTCGATGCCAACCGGGCACTGACGGCGCACCGCATGGCAGTGGTCGGCGTCTATCGAGCCTTGGGTGGCGGCTGGCGCTGA
- a CDS encoding amidase family protein has protein sequence MKRFTVTLVLLVSAFALAPSGQQRFSVVEATIPAMQAAMAKGQITSRQLVEQYLIRLAIDEDRLNAALAVSPTALQEADVLDRERAQGKLRGPLHGIPVALKDNIHTTNMPTTGGALAFAGYVPPYEATLTRNLIAAGAIIIAKTGLTELANWVAGNPTAMPGNYNAVGGFAFNPYDPRPDPRPEPGDGRPVLQTGGSSSGIGTAANLWAASVGTDTGGSVISPSNANMLVGIRPTLGRISRHGVIPITADHDTAGPMTRTVADAAIMLGAMEGAAPDPNDAATRTCAPPPNRDYTKFLNAGGLKGARIGVPRAFYLDRVTLPGESTARGGLNAEQARVMAEAIAVLKQYGATIVDPADLPSFVATNANDSFPLFDFCAGAEHAKGKDSTCTSNFKYGMKRDFNAWLASLGPSAPVKTLTELRQWNLAHAKANAIKYNQSRLDISDEIDLVADKARYEADHAKDLRLSRAQGIDAVLKAHNLDAIITPGGSGAGIAARAGYPVIAVPFGMVPNAPSPPFPAGFNAMPAPFGVGFVGAQCSEPKLIELAFAFEQATKRRVPPPAAP, from the coding sequence ATGAAACGGTTCACTGTCACCCTGGTGTTGCTCGTGTCGGCATTCGCGCTCGCCCCATCTGGCCAGCAGCGCTTCTCGGTTGTCGAGGCGACGATTCCGGCCATGCAGGCGGCCATGGCCAAGGGGCAGATCACGTCGCGCCAGTTGGTGGAGCAGTACCTGATCCGCCTGGCGATTGACGAGGACCGCCTGAATGCGGCGCTGGCGGTAAGCCCCACCGCCCTCCAGGAAGCCGACGTGCTGGATCGCGAGAGGGCGCAAGGTAAATTGCGCGGGCCGCTCCACGGCATTCCGGTCGCCTTGAAGGACAACATCCACACCACGAACATGCCCACCACCGGCGGCGCGCTCGCGTTTGCCGGCTACGTGCCGCCGTACGAGGCGACGCTCACCAGGAACCTCATCGCGGCTGGCGCCATCATCATCGCCAAGACCGGCCTCACGGAGCTAGCCAACTGGGTCGCCGGCAACCCGACGGCGATGCCCGGCAATTACAACGCGGTCGGCGGCTTCGCCTTCAATCCCTACGACCCCAGGCCAGACCCGCGGCCCGAGCCGGGCGACGGCCGGCCGGTGCTGCAGACCGGCGGCTCGAGTTCGGGCATCGGCACGGCCGCCAACCTGTGGGCCGCCAGCGTCGGGACCGACACCGGCGGGTCAGTCATCAGTCCGTCGAACGCCAACATGCTGGTCGGCATTCGCCCGACCCTTGGCCGCATCAGCCGCCACGGCGTCATCCCGATCACGGCCGACCATGACACCGCCGGTCCGATGACGCGCACGGTGGCCGACGCAGCGATCATGCTGGGGGCCATGGAGGGCGCAGCGCCGGATCCCAACGACGCGGCCACGCGCACGTGCGCCCCGCCGCCCAATCGTGACTACACGAAGTTCCTCAATGCCGGCGGCCTGAAGGGCGCGCGCATCGGCGTGCCGCGCGCGTTCTACCTGGATCGCGTGACGCTGCCGGGCGAATCCACGGCACGCGGCGGACTCAACGCCGAGCAGGCCAGGGTGATGGCCGAGGCGATCGCGGTGCTCAAGCAGTACGGCGCCACCATCGTCGACCCCGCCGACCTCCCGAGTTTCGTGGCCACCAACGCCAACGACAGTTTTCCGCTGTTCGATTTCTGCGCCGGCGCGGAGCACGCGAAGGGTAAGGACAGCACCTGCACGTCCAACTTCAAGTACGGCATGAAGCGTGATTTCAACGCGTGGCTGGCAAGCCTGGGACCGTCGGCGCCGGTCAAGACGCTGACCGAACTGCGCCAGTGGAACCTGGCGCACGCGAAGGCGAACGCGATCAAGTACAACCAGTCGCGCCTCGACATCTCGGACGAAATCGATCTGGTCGCCGACAAGGCCCGCTACGAAGCGGACCACGCCAAGGACCTGCGGCTCAGTCGCGCCCAGGGAATCGATGCGGTGCTGAAGGCCCACAACCTCGACGCCATCATCACGCCCGGTGGCAGCGGCGCCGGGATCGCCGCGCGCGCCGGCTATCCGGTCATCGCCGTACCGTTCGGCATGGTCCCCAACGCGCCGAGCCCGCCGTTCCCCGCTGGGTTCAACGCTATGCCGGCCCCATTCGGCGTGGGCTTCGTCGGCGCACAGTGCAGCGAGCCGAAGCTGATCGAACTGGCATTCGCCTTCGAACAAGCCACGAAACGCCGGGTACCGCCCCCGGCGGCGCCGTAA